The following are encoded together in the Pseudomonas sediminis genome:
- the pyrF gene encoding orotidine-5'-phosphate decarboxylase: MPACQTPIIVALDFPSRDAALALADQLDPALCRVKVGKELFTRSGPQVVEALQAKGFELFLDLKFHDIPNTTAMAVKAAAELGVWMVNVHCSGGLRMMAACRNELDKLAGAKPLLIGVTVLTSMEQQDLAGIGLDVPPQEQVLRLAGLAAEAGLDGLVCSAQEAQALKVAQPRLQLVTPGIRPAGSNADDQKRILTPRQALDAGSDYLVIGRPISQAADPAQALAAVVAELQG, encoded by the coding sequence ATGCCCGCCTGCCAAACCCCGATCATCGTCGCCCTCGACTTTCCCAGCCGTGATGCAGCTCTGGCGCTGGCCGACCAGCTCGATCCGGCGCTGTGCCGGGTCAAGGTCGGCAAGGAGCTGTTCACTCGCAGTGGTCCGCAAGTGGTCGAGGCGTTGCAGGCCAAGGGCTTCGAGCTGTTCCTCGATCTGAAATTCCACGACATCCCCAACACCACGGCGATGGCGGTCAAGGCTGCTGCGGAACTGGGCGTGTGGATGGTCAATGTGCACTGTTCCGGCGGTCTGCGCATGATGGCGGCCTGTCGTAACGAACTGGACAAGCTCGCTGGCGCCAAGCCGCTGCTGATCGGCGTGACGGTGCTGACCAGCATGGAGCAGCAGGATCTGGCCGGCATCGGCCTGGACGTGCCGCCGCAGGAGCAGGTACTGCGCCTGGCCGGCCTGGCTGCTGAAGCCGGGCTCGATGGTCTGGTCTGCTCGGCGCAGGAGGCGCAGGCACTGAAGGTCGCGCAGCCGCGTCTGCAACTGGTGACGCCGGGCATTCGTCCTGCTGGCAGCAATGCTGATGACCAAAAGCGCATCCTCACTCCACGTCAGGCGCTGGATGCCGGCTCCGATTACCTGGTGATCGGCCGCCCCATCAGCCAGGCTGCCGATCCGGCGCAGGCGCTGGCTGCGGTGGTTGCCGAACTGCAAGGCTGA
- a CDS encoding SDR family oxidoreductase, whose product MSMTFSGQVALVTGAAAGIGRATAQAFAVEGLKVVVSDVDVSGGEGTVELIRAAGGEACFVRCDVTRDAEVKALMDATVAQYGRLDYAFNNAGIEIEQGKLADGNEAEFDAIMGVNVKGVWLCMKHQIPLLLAQGGGAIVNTASVAGLGAAPKMSIYAASKHAVIGLTKSAAIEYAKKKLRVNAVCPAVIDTDMFRRAYEADPKKAEFAAAMHPVGRIGKVEEIAAAVLYLCSDHAAFTTGQALAVDGGATAI is encoded by the coding sequence ATGAGCATGACGTTCTCCGGCCAGGTCGCCCTGGTCACCGGCGCTGCCGCCGGTATTGGCCGTGCCACCGCCCAGGCTTTCGCTGTCGAAGGGCTCAAAGTGGTGGTTTCCGATGTCGACGTGAGCGGTGGTGAAGGCACCGTCGAGCTGATTCGTGCGGCCGGTGGCGAGGCCTGCTTCGTGCGTTGCGACGTGACCCGCGATGCCGAGGTCAAGGCGCTGATGGACGCCACCGTGGCGCAGTACGGTCGTTTGGACTACGCCTTCAACAACGCCGGTATCGAGATCGAACAGGGCAAACTGGCCGACGGCAACGAAGCCGAGTTCGACGCTATCATGGGCGTCAACGTCAAGGGCGTGTGGCTGTGCATGAAGCACCAGATCCCCTTGCTGCTGGCCCAGGGCGGAGGCGCCATCGTCAATACCGCTTCGGTCGCCGGCCTGGGTGCCGCGCCGAAGATGAGTATCTACGCCGCCTCCAAGCATGCGGTGATCGGCCTGACCAAATCCGCTGCGATCGAGTACGCCAAGAAGAAACTGCGGGTAAACGCGGTATGTCCAGCGGTGATCGACACCGACATGTTCCGCCGCGCCTATGAAGCCGACCCGAAGAAGGCCGAGTTCGCCGCCGCCATGCACCCGGTCGGGCGTATCGGCAAGGTCGAGGAGATCGCGGCTGCCGTGCTCTATCTGTGCAGCGACCACGCCGCGTTCACCACTGGCCAGGCGTTGGCTGTGGATGGTGGCGCCACGGCGATATAA
- a CDS encoding bile acid:sodium symporter family protein, translating into MTADPLLTFFLPAALGIIMLGLGLSLSLADFARVAKFPKPVLIGLACQLLLLPLACFFLAKAFGLAPALAVGLMLLAASPGGTTANLYSHLAHGDVALNITLTAVNSVIAILTMPLIVNLSLAYFMSADQAIPLQFAKVVQVFVIVLGPVAIGMWLRSRFPGFAERMQKPVKIVSALFLLLIILLAVAKDWRTFVDYAPAVGGAALAFNLLSMVVGYCVPRLLKLNLRQAIAIAMEIGIHNGTLAIALALSPALLNNPTMAIPAAIYSLIMFVTAALFGLWVNRMHGAELANETVAEQ; encoded by the coding sequence ATGACCGCCGATCCCTTGCTGACGTTTTTCCTTCCCGCTGCGCTGGGCATCATCATGCTCGGGCTTGGCCTGTCACTGAGCCTGGCCGACTTCGCCCGCGTGGCCAAATTTCCCAAACCGGTATTGATCGGCCTGGCTTGCCAGCTGCTGTTGCTGCCGCTGGCGTGCTTCTTCCTGGCCAAGGCCTTCGGCCTGGCGCCGGCGCTGGCCGTTGGCCTGATGCTGCTGGCGGCCTCGCCGGGCGGCACTACGGCCAACCTCTACAGCCACCTGGCCCATGGCGATGTGGCGTTGAACATCACCCTCACCGCGGTCAATTCGGTGATCGCGATTCTGACCATGCCGCTGATCGTCAACCTGTCGCTGGCTTACTTCATGTCCGCCGATCAGGCCATCCCGCTGCAGTTCGCCAAGGTGGTGCAGGTGTTCGTCATCGTCCTCGGGCCGGTGGCCATCGGCATGTGGCTGCGCAGTCGTTTCCCCGGCTTCGCCGAGCGTATGCAGAAACCGGTGAAGATCGTTTCGGCACTGTTCCTGCTGCTGATCATCCTGCTGGCGGTTGCCAAGGACTGGCGCACCTTCGTCGATTACGCGCCTGCGGTGGGCGGTGCGGCGCTGGCCTTCAACCTGCTGAGCATGGTGGTGGGCTACTGCGTGCCACGCCTGCTCAAGCTCAATCTGCGTCAGGCGATTGCCATCGCCATGGAGATCGGCATCCACAATGGCACCCTGGCCATCGCCCTGGCACTCAGCCCGGCGTTGCTGAACAACCCGACCATGGCCATTCCGGCGGCCATCTACAGCTTGATCATGTTCGTCACTGCAGCGCTGTTCGGGCTGTGGGTCAACCGTATGCACGGCGCCGAGCTGGCTAACGAAACGGTGGCTGAACAGTAG